One window from the genome of Drosophila albomicans strain 15112-1751.03 chromosome 2L, ASM965048v2, whole genome shotgun sequence encodes:
- the LOC117564727 gene encoding uncharacterized protein LOC117564727, which yields MTQLLLDADCLLEISSNMWPTLQNLYSSKKTESIGYNLIKNYVEWIDKKINLDVKCFTIDEDWRKDGTFIMIAKHGGISDYVYFNTLSEDFDRLIRLLYAFITQTKVPLFLYGYGGRLKSAVDDCIRRLSSKKFHETVKTAWYKASKELVATFSTEAPPGITLRKLEIEDAETVNELWPHHTKRSIKFVKHVIENDLTIAACDSNGKLLAWCLRLPLGSLGLLQVMPSQKRLGLGSLMVRVLSKKIAEQDLDVFAPVVTENTPSRRMFEKLGFQKIDNIYWTLEEY from the exons ATGACGCAGCTATTGTTGGATGCCGATTGCCTTCTAGAAATATCATCCAATATGTGGCCTACTTTACAAAATCTGTACTCCTCGAAGAAAACTGAATCTATTGGatataatttaatcaaaaattatgTTGAATGGATTGACAAGAAGATCAACTTGGATGTGAAATGTTTCACGATCGATGAAGACTGGAGAAAAGACGGCACTTTTATCATGATT GCGAAGCATGGAGGAATTTCGGATTATGTCTATTTTAACACCTTAAGTGAAGACTTTGATCGTTTGATAAGATTACTCTACGCCTTCATAACTCAGACCAAAgttcctttatttttatatggtTATGGAGGACGATTAAAGTCAGCAGTTGATGATTGCATTAGGAGACTTTCGTCTAAGAAGTTTCATGAAACTGTAAAGACAGCTTGGTACAAAGCCAGCAAGGAATTGGTTGCCACATTCTCCACAGA AGCTCCACCTGGCATTACTTTGCgaaaattggaaattgaagACGCTGAGACTGTAAATGAACTATGGCCACATCATACCAAGAGatctattaaatttgtaaagcaTGTCATAGAAAATGATTTAACTATAGCAGCCTGTGATAGTAATGGAAAATTGTTAGCTTGGTGCTTGAG ATTGCCGTTGGGTTCATTGGGTCTACTGCAAGTTATGCCATCCCAAAAGCGTTTGGGACTCGGCAGTTTAATGGTTCGGGTTCTATCAAAGAAGATTGCAGAGCAGGACCTCGACGTTTTTGCTCCTGTGGTCACCGAGAATACGCCATCGCGACGAATGTTTGAGAAACTGGGATTCCAGAAAATAGATAACATATATTGGACTCTCGAAGAATATTAA
- the LOC117564726 gene encoding uncharacterized protein LOC117564726: MTTPLNVINSHCPLIEITPNNWEILLDIYSSKRIEPNGYNLIKNFIKWIEKNPELDIKCYSLDEDWKTDGTFIMIVNHGTAQKFVYFNTLSENLDRLIKLLFGYTTNAKAYYFLYGYGERLKPTIDENMQIFGHTQLDTLQTIWYRANKEVVTTFSIEPPSGISLRTLETADAEIVNELWPHRAERTIEFVKHLIDHNISIGACDSNGKLIAWCLRLPLGSLGMLHVVASQRRLGLGSLMVRCLSKKIAEHNDEVLASVVPENMPSREMFEKLGFRQIDNVYWTSGSATK, from the exons ATGACAACGCCGTTGAACGTAATAAATTCGCATTGCCCCCTCATTGAGATAACGCCAAATAATTGGGAAATTTTATTGGATATTTACTCATCGAAACGCATCGAACCGAATGGatataatttaatcaaaaatttcATCAAATGGATTGAAAAGAATCCCGAATTGGATATCAAGTGTTATTCGCTGGACGAAGACTGGAAAACCGATGGCACTTTCATAATGATT gTGAACCATGGGACAGCTCAAAAGTTTGTCTACTTCAATACGCTGAGCGAGAATCTGGATCGTTTGATCAAATTGCTCTTCGGTTATACAACTAATGCCAAAGCATACTATTTTCTATATGGTTATGGAGAACGTTTGAAGCCCACAATCGATGAAAACATGCAAATTTTCGGACACACACAGCTCGACACTTTACAGACAATTTGGTACAGAGCCAACAAAGAGGTTGTAACCACCTTTTCCATAGA ACCTCCTTCGGGGATTAGTTTGCGCACATTGGAAACTGCGGATGCGGAAATCGTTAATGAATTATGGCCACATCGGGCGGAACGAACTATTGAGTTTGTAAAACATTTGATAGATCATAATATATCTATTGGTGCCTGTGATAGCAATGGCAAATTGATAGCCTGGTGCTTGAG ATTGCCGTTGGGTTCGTTGGGTATGCTGCATGTGGTTGCCTCTCAGAGGCGTCTCGGCTTGGGCAGCTTGATGGTGCGCTGCCTGTCCAAGAAGATTGCCGAGCACAACGACGAAGTGTTGGCTTCCGTGGTTCCCGAGAACATGCCGTCCCGCGAAATGTTTGAGAAACTGGGATTTCGGCAGATCGATAATGTTTATTGGACTTCCGGTAGTGCCACGAAATAA
- the LOC117564729 gene encoding uncharacterized protein LOC117564729, producing MTPHALVEILPSEWNNLLELYAQRRTESTGYNLIKNYIKWIEQEPDFNVKCFSLDGDWQSDGTFLIIVINDAKYKFVFFNTLSDNLERLTKALICLTREPGDYKLHDYGARLLPAMEAYQRELAPKQFATTQAAWYRVSKETVVGFSTEPPAGISLRSLQAEDVLTVNTIWRYGTENTLAFIRRLISYNVSVGAFDAEGKLLACCLRLPIGALGVLHVLDSHRRLGLGSLMVRCLSKKIAALDEEVLAPVVVENTASRQMFEKLGFVKIDTIYWTN from the exons ATGACACCGCATGCGTTGGTCGAGATATTGCCCAGCGAATGGAACAATTTACTCGAACTCTATGCGCAGCGAAGAACTGAATCCACTGGATATAATTTGATAAAGAATTATATCAAATGGATTGAGCAAGAACCAGACTTCAATGTCAAATGCTTCTCGCTGGATGGCGACTGGCAAAGTGACGGcacttttttaataatt GTAATCAATGATGCCAAGTACAAATTTGTGTTCTTTAACACGCTCAGCGATAATCTAGAGCGTTTGACAAAGGCGTTGATCTGCTTAACACGTGAACCGGGCGATTACAAGCTACACGATTATGGAGCGCGTCTCTTGCCGGCAATGGAAGCGTATCAAAGAGAGTTGGCACCAAAGCAATTTGCCACCACACAGGCAGCTTGGTACCGAGTCAGCAAGGAGACAGTAGTAGGATTTTCAACAGA GCCACCTGCTGGCATTTCATTGCGCAGCTTGCAGGCTGAGGATGTGCTAACTGTAAACACCATTTGGCGATACGGCACAGAGAATACTCTGGCGTTCATTAGGCGCTTAATATCGTACAATGTTTCAGTGGGAGCCTTTGATGCAGAGGGCAAATTACTCGCCTGTTGCTTGAG ACTTCCCATTGGTGCATTGGGCGTGCTGCATGTGCTCGACTCTCATCGGCGTCTTGGCCTTGGCAGTTTAATGGTGCGTTGTCTGTCCAAGAAGATCGCAGCACTGGATGAGGAAGTGCTCGCTCCCGTTGTTGTTGAGAATACGGCTTCGAGGCAAATGTTTGAGAAATTGGGCTTTGTGAAAATTGATACCATTTATTGGACCAATTGA
- the LOC117564728 gene encoding uncharacterized protein LOC117564728, whose product MSLQLETISHSLVELSPNEWKILLDLYSTKRTESTGYNLISNFIKWIARNPKLNIKCFALDDGWKKDGTFIMIVDHGGVQKNVYFNTITENLDHLIKLLFSYTTDAKPYLLYGYGERLKPAVDAYIKKYDQERMETAQTAWYRATKEIVATFSIEPPADITLRKLEIGDAETVNEIWPHRAEGSVEFVKLLIENNVSVGACDKNGTLIAWCLRLPLGSLGLLQVVATHKRLGLGSLMVRYLSKKIAELGEEVLSPVVTENTPSRRMFEKLGFEKIDNVYWTVPIV is encoded by the exons ATGTCTCTGCAGTTGGAAACAATTTCGCATTCCCTTGTCGAATTATCGCCAAATGAATGGAAAATTTTACTGGATCTGTACTCAACGAAAAGAACTGAATCTACTggatataatttaataagtaaTTTCATCAAATGGATTGCAAGGAATcctaaattaaatatcaagTGCTTTGCCCTGGACGATGGATGGAAGAAAGACGGCACTTTTATAATGATC gtAGACCATGGTGGGGTCCAGAAGAACGTCTACTTCAACACGATAACCGAGAATCTGGATCACCTGATCAAATTACTTTTCAGCTATACAACTGATGCCAAGCCATATTTACTCTATGGATATGGAGAACGTTTAAAGCCGGCCGTGGATgcatatataaagaaatatgatCAAGAGCGAATGGAGACGGCACAAACAGCTTGGTATCGGGCTACTAAAGAGATCGTAGCAACCTTCTCCATAGA ACCTCCAGCGGATATAACACTGCGAAAACTGGAGATTGGAGATGCTGAGACTGTAAACGAAATATGGCCACATCGGGCCGAGGGTTCAGTAGAATTTGTAAAgcttttaatagaaaataatgtatCTGTTGGGGCCTGTGATAAGAATGGCACATTGATAGCCTGGTGCTTGAG ATTGCCGTTGGGTTCATTGGGTCTACTCCAAGTTGTAGCTACCCATAAACGTCTCGGTCTGGGAAGTCTGATGGTGAGATATCTATCGAAGAAGATTGCTGAACTTGGGGAGGAAGTTCTCTCTCCTGTAGTCACAGAGAATACTCCATCACGTCGTATGTTTGAGAAACTGGGATTTGAGAAAATAGATAACGTATATTGGACAGTTCCAATAGTTTAA